In a single window of the Nicotiana tomentosiformis chromosome 8, ASM39032v3, whole genome shotgun sequence genome:
- the LOC104084672 gene encoding uncharacterized protein, with the protein MMAKKAEYVFLEEWLCSSSGNHENMMLRHPSSTSAQTIIRAWADLRDSLQNKSFHSNHHQSLRTLVNAQFSLYIADPQAKLLLSILSSQKISLPQESYPLFVTLLYIWVRKSSRHSPGVIDSAVEVLLHLFSGHIHSNKSLSFFSEGVLLLGALSFVPSASEKSKTVCSKLLCQLLEEDYRLIRLSERAIPNVLAGIGYALSSSVNIYFVRVLCCLMELWDKSDGPSASVSNGLMVLHLMEWSFSNFINSHSTDKIDLFSREVLKNTRPTFSLFAVVMAAAGVLRVINRSEQKALMEFKTSAEGRIEIIAHGLVSSARDADYATVEPRNSFLLQCLSLALSKSGPFSYQAHVFLCLTTALLTEIFPLPRIYVKIQESPSGNLVRLVLNEVQQHLDTIIFKEAGAITGVFCNQYVLADEENRSAVEDIIWNYCWDVYMWHRQVALMLRDREEVLLENLEKIAESAFFMVVFFALAVTKHKLVLGAPQEIQMRLSVRILVAFSCMEYFRRMRLPEYMDTIRAVVTRVQENESACVSFVESLPSYDDMTNQAVPSSFRKMEYLWTTDEVQTARILFYLRVIPTCVECIPASVFRKVLAPTMFLYMGHPTGKVSKASHSVFVAFMSSGKDGDLDDRVTLKEQLVFYYAKRSLEGYPGITPFEGLASGVVALVRHLPAGSPSIFYCISCLIEKADSLCSSVDATPKTDLWKSWDGELEPFKQMLDLLLRLLSLVDIQVLPSLMRLLAQLVVRLPSNGQDMILNELYQHVAESDDVIRKPTLVSWLQSLSYLCYQNTSKKTPKGVAQVIHDSMSGTTDSLSMNKISARL; encoded by the exons ATGATGGCAAAGAAAGCTGAATATGTATTCCTTGAAGAATGGCTATGCAGCAGCAGTGGCAACCACGAGAATATGATGTTGAGACATCCTTCTTCGACATCAGCCCAAACTATCATCCGAGCATGGGCTGATCTTAGGGACTCCCTTCAAAATAAGTCATTCCATTCAAATCACCACCAATCTCTAAGGACACTCGTCAATGCGCAGTTCTCTCTTTATATTGCTGATCCACAAGCAAAGCTTCTTCTATCTATTTTGTCCTCACAAAAAATCTCCCTTCCGCAGGAATCTTATCCTTTATTTGTCACGCTTCTGTATATTTGGGTTAGGAAATCATCTAGACATTCTcctggggtcattgattcagcgGTGGAGGTCCTCTTGCACCTTTTCTCTGGACATATTCATTCGAACAAAAGCTTATCTTTCTTCTCTGAAGGTGTTCTCCTCCTTGGTGCTCTTTCTTTTGTACCTTCAGCATCCGAAAAATCTAAAACGGTCTGCTCGAAATTGCTCTGCCAGCTCCTTGAAGAAGATTATAGATTGATCCGCTTGTCTGAAAGGGCAATCCCCAATGTTCTTGCAGGAATTGGCTATGCTTTATCTTCTTCTGTGAACATTTATTTTGTTAGAGTTCTCTGTTGTTTAATGGAATTGTGGGATAAAAGTGATGGTCCTTCTGCTAGTGTGTCTAATGGGCTCATGGTACTGCATCTAATGGaatggagtttttcaaattttatcaATTCCCACTCTACAGACAAGATTGATCTTTTCAGTAGAGAGGTATTGAAGAATACACGACCAACATTCTCTTTGTTTGCTGTAGTCATGGCTGCTGCTGGAGTATTAAGAGTCATCAATAGATCTGAACAGAAAGCATTAATGGAGTTTAAGACTTCTGCAGAGGGACGTATCGAGATTATTGCGCATGGTTTAGTTTCTAGTGCCAGAGATGCTGATTATGCTACCGTTGAGCCAAGAAACTCCTTTTTGTTACAGTGTCTATCATTAGCTTTATCTAAAAGTGGTCCATTTTCTTACCAAGCTCATGTGTTTCTATGCCTCACTACAGCATTGCTGACTGAAATCTTCCCCTTGCCACGTATTTATGTCAAAATCCAAGAATCACCTTCTGGAAACTTGGTGAGATTAGTTCTCAATGAGGTCCAGCAACATctagacaccattatttttaaGGAAGCAGGGGCCATAACTGGTGTTTTTTGCAATCAGTATGTCTTGGCAGATGAAGAAAACCGAAGTGCTGTAGAGGATATCATATGGAATTACTGTTGGGATGTCTATATGTGGCATCGGCAGGTTGCTTTGATGCTTCGAGATAGGGAGGAAGTGCTATTAGAGAATCTGGAAAAAATTGCTGAATCTGCTTTCTTCATGGTTGTGTTCTTTGCCTTGGCAGTAACAAAGCACAAGTTAGTTTTAGGTGCTCCCCAAGAAATTCAAATGAGACTTTCAGTGAGGATATTGGTTGCATTTTCTTGTATGGAATATTTTCGCAGAATGCGTTTGCCAGAGTATATGGATACGATTAGAGCAGTTGTTACAAGGGTTCAGGAGAATGAATCTGCCTGTGTCTCATTTGTGGAATCTCTTCCATCTTATGATGATATGACAAACCAAGCTG TACCTTCTAGCTTTCGGAAAATGGAATATTTGTGGACTACTGATGAAGTGCAGACTGCTCGGATATTATTTTATCTGCGAGTAATCCCAACTTGCGTAGAATGTATACCAGCCTCTGTATTCCGCAAGGTGCTGGCTCCAACCATGTTTCT ATACATGGGGCATCCAACTGGGAAAGTGTCTAAAGCCTCACACTCAGTGTTTGTCGCTTTCATGTCCTCTGGGAAGGATGGTGACCTAGATGACAGAGTTACATTAAAGGAGCAACTTGTATTCTATTATGCCAAGAGATCTTTAGAG GGATATCCTGGGATTACTCCTTTTGAGGGGCTCGCTTCTGGAGTTGTTGCATTGGTTAGACATCTGCCTGCTGGAAGCCCGTCTATATTCTATTGCATCTCCTGTCTCATTGAAAAAGCTGATAGCCTTTGTAGTTCAGTTGATGCTACTCCAAAAACTGACTTGTGGAAGAGTTGGGATGGAGAGTTGGAGCCTTTCAAGCAGATGTTGGATTTGCTTTTACGTCTCCTTTCTCTTGTTGATATACAG GTTCTGCCTAGTTTGATGAGGTTACTGGCGCAGTTGGTCGTTAGATTACCTTCCAATGGCCAGGATATGATTCTCAACGAGTTATATCAACATGTTGCAGAATCGGATGATGTTATACGGAAACCGACATTGGTTTCATGGTTGCAGTCACTGTCTTATCTTTGTTATCAAAATACTAGCAAGAAAACACCAAAAGGGGTTGCACAAGTAATACATGATTCCATGTCAGGGACTACGGACTCATTAAGCATGAATAAAATCAGTGCACGTCTATAA